The following are encoded together in the Daucus carota subsp. sativus chromosome 5, DH1 v3.0, whole genome shotgun sequence genome:
- the LOC108222052 gene encoding uncharacterized protein LOC108222052 yields MSDPKRLVPPASGKLYKQQSWSPNWQAEEVWTKLKANQRRSRRRTKSVTDDDMTELKACFELGFGFEGDEIEGDRRLSDVFPALELYRAVNKMSRSSSSSSIASSSCESIGSAESVIDLDGGPEAVKAKLKQWAQMVACSVLQSPRSS; encoded by the exons ATGTCGGATCCGAAGCGCTTGGTGCCGCCGGCGAGCGGAAAGCTATACAAGCAACAGTCATGGTCGCCGAACTGGCAAGCGGAGGAAGTGTGGACGAAACTGAAGGCGAATCAGCGCCGGAGTCGTCGACGGACCAAGAGCGTCACCGACGATGACATGACGGAATTGAAGGCGTGTTTTGAGCTAGGATTTGGATTTGAGGGCGATGAGATTGAAGGTGATCGGAGATTATCGGATGTTTTTCCGGCGTTGGAGCTTTATCGAGCGGTGAATAAGATGTCGAGATCGTCATCGTCGTCGTCGATTGCGAGTTCGAGTTGCGAGTCGATTGGGAGTGCTGAGAGTGTCATTGATCTAG ATGGTGGTCCAGAGGCAGTGAAGGCGAAACTGAAGCAGTGGGCACAGATGGTTGCTTGTTCAGTGTTGCAATCTCCACGATCAAGCTAA
- the LOC108222778 gene encoding pentatricopeptide repeat-containing protein At4g21065 codes for MGLQNLCHRVQRVSSYDTNQKLHALWKSGRTNEARQLFDNMPQRDEFSWNTMIAAYSDSGNLSEAKKLFDETPKKSAITWSSLITGFCRNGSEFEALELFWQMGFEGYKPSQFTLGSVLRMCSMKCLLSRGEQVHGYAAKVGLDKNDFVVTGLVDMYSKCRRIMEAEYLFGTMANGRNHVSWTAMISGYSQNGEELRAIECFRDMRAEGVECNQYTFPSVFTACAALSACGFGAQVHGCVVRGGFETNVFVESSLVDMYAKCGDFRSAKKALELRETDDVISWNSMIVGCVRHGLKEEALLMFKNMHSKDMEIDDYTFPSVLNSLASMNYERYAKSVHSMIVKTGFHAYKLVGNALMDMYAKRNDLGSAFKVFNSMTDKDVVSWTSLVTGHAHNGAPEEALKLFCGMRIAGIEPDQVVISSVLSSCAELTTLKFGQQVHANYIKSGFGSSLSVDNSLVAMYAKCGNIEDASCIFYLMQIRNVISWTALIVGYAQNGRAKESLLLYDLMTESGIKPDFITFIGLLFACSHAGLAEQAHQYFESMTRIYGIKPGPDHYACMIDLLGRSGKMLEAEKLLDEMDVEPDATVWKALLSACRVHGVVELAERAAEALFKLEPQNSVSYVMLSNIYSAAGKWEDSARIRRLMKNKGISKEPGRSWIEMNSQVHAFTSEDRSHPNIDDIYSKIDEVMRLIKEAGYVPDINYALHDVNEEVKEHGLAYHSEKLAVAFGLLFVPKSAPIRIFKNLRVCGDCHVAMKFISKVFQRHIILRDSNCFHHFIEGKCSCGDYW; via the coding sequence ATGGGTCTGCAAAACTTGTGTCACAGAGTTCAAAGAGTGTCCAGTTATGACACGAATCAGAAGTTACATGCTTTATGGAAATCGGGGAGGACTAATGAAGCTCGCCAACTGTTTGATAATATGCCCCAGAGAGATGAGTTTTCTTGGAATACAATGATTGCTGCTTATTCTGATTCAGGGAACTTGAGTGAAGCTAAAAAACTTTTTGACGAGACTCCAAAGAAAAGTGCTATTACTTGGTCTTCTTTGATCACGGGGTTTTGTCGAAATGGTAGCGAATTTGAGGCTCTTGAGTTGTTTTGGCAAATGGGGTTTGAAGGTTACAAGCCAAGTCAATTTACATTAGGTAGTGTTCTTAGAATGTGTTCGATGAAATGTTTGTTGTCTAGAGGGGAACAAGTTCATGGGTATGCTGCAAAAGTTGGGTTAGATAAGAATGATTTTGTTGTCACGGGGCTGGTTGATATGTACTCGAAGTGCAGAAGGATTATGGAAGCTGAGTATTTGTTTGGGACGATGGCTAATGGGAGAAATCATGTTTCTTGGACTGCTATGATTAGTGGTTACTCTCAGAATGGTGAGGAGCTTCGAGCGATTGAGTGTTTTCGTGATATGCGGGCAGAGGGTGTGGAGTGTAATCAATATACGTTTCCCAGTGTGTTCACAGCTTGTGCAGCGTTATCTGCTTGTGGGTTTGGGGCACAAGTCCATGGTTGCGTTGTTCGTGGTGGTTTTGAGACAAATGTGTTTGTTGAGAGTTCTTTAGTTGACATGTATGCCAAATGTGGGGACTTTAGAAGTGCAAAGAAGGCGTTGGAATTGAGGGAGACTGATGATGTGATTTCATGGAATTCTATGATAGTTGGGTGTGTTAGGCATGGTTTGAAAGAGGAAGCACTATTAATGTTCAAAAATATGCATTCAAAAGATATGGAAATTGACGACTATACGTTCCCCTCAGTTTTGAACTCTTTGGCTTCCATGAATTATGAAAGATATGCGAAATCTGTTCATTCTATGATTGTCAAAACTGGCTTTCATGCTTACAAGTTAGTAGGCAATGCTTTAATGGACATGTATGCAAAACGGAATGACTTAGGTTCAGCGTTCAAGGTGTTCAACAGCATGACAGACAAGGATGTTGTTTCATGGACCTCCCTTGTGACGGGTCATGCACACAATGGTGCCCCTGAAGAAGCTCTGAAGCTGTTTTGTGGGATGAGGATTGCAGGAATTGAGCCTGATCAGGTTGTCATCTCGAGCGTCTTGAGTTCATGTGCTGAACTGACAACTCTGAAATTTGGCCAGCAGGTCCAtgcaaattatattaaatctggGTTTGGTTCATCCTTATCTGTCGATAATTCTCTTGTAGCTATGTATGCAAAATGTGGGAATATAGAAGATGCaagttgtatattttatttgatgcaAATAAGGAATGTTATTTCTTGGACTGCTCTTATTGTTGGATATGCTCAAAACGGTAGGGCGAAGGAATCTTTGCTACTCTATGACTTGATGACTGAAAGTGGCATAAAACCTgattttattacttttattgGCCTACTTTTTGCTTGCAGTCATGCAGGTCTTGCCGAACAGGCACATCAATACTTTGAATCTATGACCAGAATTTATGGAATCAAGCCAGGTCCAGATCATTATGCTTGTATGATTGATCTTCTAGGACGCTCTGGGAAAATGCTCGAGGCTGAGAAGTTACTGGATGAGATGGATGTTGAACCTGATGCAACTGTATGGAAAGCATTGCTTTCAGCATGTAGAGTACATGGAGTTGTTGAACTGGCTGAGAGGGCTGCGGAAGCACTGTTTAAATTGGAGCCGCAAAATTCCGTGTCTTACGTGATGTTATCAAATATCTATTCTGCAGCTGGTAAATGGGAAGATTCTGCCAGAATCAGACGGTTGATGAAAAATAAAGGTATTTCTAAAGAACCTGGGCGTAGTTGGATAGAAATGAATAGTCAAGTACACGCCTTTACGTCTGAAGACAGAAGTCACCCAAatattgatgatatatattcCAAGATCGATGAAGTCATGAGATTGATCAAGGAAGCTGGCTATGTGCCTGACATTAATTATGCACTTCACGATGTAAATGAAGAAGTTAAGGAACATGGCCTTGCTTATCACAGCGAAAAATTGGCTGTTGCTTTTGGGCTCCTTTTCGTGCCAAAGTCTGCACCTATTCGGATATTCAAGAATCTAAGGGtgtgtggggactgccatgttGCTATGAAATTTATATCGAAAGTTTTTCAGAGGCATATTATACTAAGGGACTCCAACTGTTTCCATCATTTCATCGAAGGAAAATGTTCTTGTGGTGATTACTGGTAG
- the LOC108222779 gene encoding glycoprotein 3-alpha-L-fucosyltransferase A isoform X2 — protein sequence MNPQQPENTHLKIKKKCSNLMPICVFIVVIAEIMFLGRLDILNNKSLVNSWADSFVQFTTLPWSSRNYSTFDDDDEGVGSGRVSRLEESSGSGECEKWLEKHDYIAYSRDFIKQPVYVAGVIEDLKSCCVGCKLGYLPKEKADASFGSAKADKEPTIVRSMESSKYYPDLNLSYARRKYDIIMTSSLSSDIPVGYFSWAEYDIMAPLQPKTENALAAAFISNCVSRNFRLEALEGLKKANITVDSYGACHRNRDGDVNKLETLKRYKFSLAFENSDEEDYVTEKYFQSLVAGAIPVVVGAPNIQDFAPLPGSILHIKEKGDIDSVAKTMTYLADNPDAYNQSLRWKFEGPSDSFKALIDMAAVHSSCRLCIHVATMMREKEEKTTERPCKCTQGLETVYHVYVRERGRFKMESIFISKQIHSSRICLQLM from the exons ATGAACCCGCAACAACCAGAAAATACCCACctaaaaataaagaagaaatgCTCAAATTTAATGCCtatatgtgtttttattgttgtgATTGCGGAGATTATGTTTCTGGGTCGACTCGACATTCTTAACAATAAATCTTTGGTTAACTCGTGGGCGGACTCGTTCGTTCAATTCACTACATTGCCGTGGTCCTCTAGGAATTATAGTActtttgatgatgatgatgagggtgtcgggtcgggtcgggttagTAGGCTTGAGGAGAGTTCAGGATCTGGTGAATGTGAGAAGTGGTTGGAGAAACATGATTATATTGCTTATTCTAGGGATTTTATAAAACAACCGGTTTATGTTGCCGGGGTGATTGAG GACTTAAAATCTTGTTGTGTGGGATGTAAACTTGGATATCTTCCTAAGGAGAAGGCTGATGCTTCATTTGGGTCTGCGAAAGCAGATAAGGAACCCACTATAGTTAGATCAATGGAGTCAAGTAAATACTATCCGGATCTGAATCTCTCTTACGCACGACG GAAATATGACATAATTATGACATCTAGTCTCTCGTCAGATATTCCTGTTGGATATTTTTCTTGGGCTGAGTATGACATTATGGCTCCTCTGCAACCAAAGACTGAGAATGCTCTGGCAGCTGCTTTCATCTCTAATTGTGTTTCTCGCAACTTTCGCTTGGAAGCTCTTGAAGGTCTTAAGAAGGCAAACATTACAGTTGATTCTTATGGTGCCTGTCATCGAAACCGAGACGGAGATG TGAACAAATTAGAGACTCTGAAGCGCTACAAATTTAGCTTGGCGTTTGAGAATTCCGATGAAGAGGATTATGTTACTGAAAAATACTTTCAGTCTCTTGTTGCTG GAGCTATTCCCGTAGTTGTTGGTGCTCCAAATATCCAAGACTTTGCACCTTTGCCTGGTtcaattttacatattaaagAGAAAGGAGACATCGATTCAGTTGCCAAGACCATGACATACCTCGCTGACAACCCTGACGCATACAACCAGTCACTTCG GTGGAAATTTGAGGGACCTTCTGATTCTTTCAAGGCTCTTATAGATATGGCAGCAGTTCACTCATCATGCCGTCTGTGCATTCATGTTGCAACAATGATGCGTGAGAAAGAAGAAAAGACTACAGAACGCCCTTGCAAGTGTACCCAAGGCTTAGAAACTGTATATCATGTATATGTACGAGAAAGGGGGAGGTTCAAGATGGAGTCAATATTCATTAG TAAACAAATCCATAGTTCGAGAATCTGCTTACAACTGATGTGA
- the LOC108222779 gene encoding glycoprotein 3-alpha-L-fucosyltransferase A isoform X1, which translates to MNPQQPENTHLKIKKKCSNLMPICVFIVVIAEIMFLGRLDILNNKSLVNSWADSFVQFTTLPWSSRNYSTFDDDDEGVGSGRVSRLEESSGSGECEKWLEKHDYIAYSRDFIKQPVYVAGVIEDLKSCCVGCKLGYLPKEKADASFGSAKADKEPTIVRSMESSKYYPDLNLSYARRKYDIIMTSSLSSDIPVGYFSWAEYDIMAPLQPKTENALAAAFISNCVSRNFRLEALEGLKKANITVDSYGACHRNRDGDVNKLETLKRYKFSLAFENSDEEDYVTEKYFQSLVAGAIPVVVGAPNIQDFAPLPGSILHIKEKGDIDSVAKTMTYLADNPDAYNQSLRWKFEGPSDSFKALIDMAAVHSSCRLCIHVATMMREKEEKTTERPCKCTQGLETVYHVYVRERGRFKMESIFIRSGNLTLKALESAVLLKFKSLNHVPVWKEERPKSLRGSDELKLYRVYPLGLTQREALYTFSFEGDDELKIHIEKNPCAKFEVIFV; encoded by the exons ATGAACCCGCAACAACCAGAAAATACCCACctaaaaataaagaagaaatgCTCAAATTTAATGCCtatatgtgtttttattgttgtgATTGCGGAGATTATGTTTCTGGGTCGACTCGACATTCTTAACAATAAATCTTTGGTTAACTCGTGGGCGGACTCGTTCGTTCAATTCACTACATTGCCGTGGTCCTCTAGGAATTATAGTActtttgatgatgatgatgagggtgtcgggtcgggtcgggttagTAGGCTTGAGGAGAGTTCAGGATCTGGTGAATGTGAGAAGTGGTTGGAGAAACATGATTATATTGCTTATTCTAGGGATTTTATAAAACAACCGGTTTATGTTGCCGGGGTGATTGAG GACTTAAAATCTTGTTGTGTGGGATGTAAACTTGGATATCTTCCTAAGGAGAAGGCTGATGCTTCATTTGGGTCTGCGAAAGCAGATAAGGAACCCACTATAGTTAGATCAATGGAGTCAAGTAAATACTATCCGGATCTGAATCTCTCTTACGCACGACG GAAATATGACATAATTATGACATCTAGTCTCTCGTCAGATATTCCTGTTGGATATTTTTCTTGGGCTGAGTATGACATTATGGCTCCTCTGCAACCAAAGACTGAGAATGCTCTGGCAGCTGCTTTCATCTCTAATTGTGTTTCTCGCAACTTTCGCTTGGAAGCTCTTGAAGGTCTTAAGAAGGCAAACATTACAGTTGATTCTTATGGTGCCTGTCATCGAAACCGAGACGGAGATG TGAACAAATTAGAGACTCTGAAGCGCTACAAATTTAGCTTGGCGTTTGAGAATTCCGATGAAGAGGATTATGTTACTGAAAAATACTTTCAGTCTCTTGTTGCTG GAGCTATTCCCGTAGTTGTTGGTGCTCCAAATATCCAAGACTTTGCACCTTTGCCTGGTtcaattttacatattaaagAGAAAGGAGACATCGATTCAGTTGCCAAGACCATGACATACCTCGCTGACAACCCTGACGCATACAACCAGTCACTTCG GTGGAAATTTGAGGGACCTTCTGATTCTTTCAAGGCTCTTATAGATATGGCAGCAGTTCACTCATCATGCCGTCTGTGCATTCATGTTGCAACAATGATGCGTGAGAAAGAAGAAAAGACTACAGAACGCCCTTGCAAGTGTACCCAAGGCTTAGAAACTGTATATCATGTATATGTACGAGAAAGGGGGAGGTTCAAGATGGAGTCAATATTCATTAG ATCTGGAAATTTGACCCTGAAGGCATTAGAATCTGCAGTGCTGTTGAAGTTCAAGTCTCTAAATCATGTTCCCGTTTGGAAGGAGGAAAGACCGAAAAGCTTAAGAGGAAGTGATGAGCTCAAACTGTATCGGGTTTATCCTCTTGGTTTAACACAGCGAGAAGCCTTATATACATTTAGTTTTGAAGGGGACGATGAATTAAAGATTCACATAGAGAAAAACCCTTGTGCAAAATTTGAGGTAATATTCGTATAA